Proteins from one Halogeometricum sp. S1BR25-6 genomic window:
- a CDS encoding AAA family ATPase, with product MTDPQSLYTTVRTEAATVLVGNEQVLEELTVSLLTGGHILLEGVPGVAKTTIADVFANTLGLDFQRIQMTPDLMPVDITGTKIYRETTGEFETKRGPVFANLVLVDEINRATPKTQSALLEAMQEEQVTIEGETYPLPDPFMVVATMNPIDMEGTFALPEAQRDRFQLKLTVDLPERDLEETLLERFDETPGLRPDQVQQAVSLDDIAEARTVVENVYVDESIRNYILDIVQATRDSADTAHGASPRASIHLLFASKARAAIKGREYVIPDDPKALAESVLAHRLVLSTDAELGSVDPESVVEGAVRAVTPPTYDTVRSSATVSDGGELSNDADDVERTDE from the coding sequence ATGACCGATCCACAGTCGCTGTACACGACGGTTCGAACCGAAGCCGCGACGGTCCTCGTGGGGAACGAACAGGTGCTCGAAGAACTTACCGTCTCGCTTCTCACCGGCGGTCACATTCTGCTCGAAGGCGTCCCCGGCGTCGCGAAGACGACAATCGCCGACGTGTTCGCTAACACGCTCGGACTCGACTTCCAGCGGATCCAGATGACTCCCGACCTCATGCCCGTGGACATCACGGGAACGAAGATATACCGGGAGACGACCGGCGAGTTCGAGACGAAGCGCGGACCCGTCTTCGCGAATCTGGTCCTGGTGGACGAAATCAACCGTGCGACCCCGAAGACGCAGAGCGCGCTCTTGGAGGCCATGCAGGAAGAGCAGGTGACTATCGAGGGCGAAACGTATCCGCTCCCGGACCCGTTCATGGTCGTCGCCACCATGAACCCCATCGACATGGAAGGGACGTTCGCGCTACCGGAAGCCCAACGCGACAGGTTCCAACTCAAACTCACCGTAGACCTTCCGGAGCGCGACTTAGAGGAGACGCTGTTGGAGCGGTTCGACGAGACGCCCGGTCTGCGGCCCGACCAGGTTCAACAGGCCGTGTCCCTCGACGATATCGCAGAGGCGAGAACTGTCGTCGAAAACGTTTACGTCGACGAGTCGATTCGGAACTACATCCTCGATATCGTTCAAGCGACCAGGGACAGCGCCGACACCGCCCACGGTGCCTCTCCCCGTGCCTCGATTCATCTCCTCTTCGCCTCGAAGGCGCGGGCCGCCATCAAGGGACGGGAGTACGTCATTCCGGACGACCCGAAGGCGCTGGCCGAGTCGGTCCTCGCCCACCGCCTCGTACTCAGCACGGACGCCGAACTCGGAAGCGTAGACCCCGAGTCGGTCGTGGAGGGCGCCGTTCGAGCCGTGACGCCGCCGACCTACGATACGGTGCGGTCGTCCGCGACGGTCAGCGACGGTGGGGAG
- a CDS encoding DUF4350 domain-containing protein, with protein MVRIPDVDLPRLLLVGLALSMLVSVGAVASTSSSAFSVSNSAWEGTSSLQQQASAVDADSTIVTNTTEYARVDPTSSVAVILSPTRPYTPAETERVREFVRSGGTLVVAEDFGPHTNPLLDAVGARTRIDGRPLRDERQYYRSPDIVVATEVSEHPLTGEVSQLTLNHGTALRPNGSRVLVNSSPFAYLDTNRNGSLDSAESIDTYPVVTLEAVGDGRVVVVSDPSVFINAMLDRPGNEQFARLIFSGHETVLLDYSHRSGLPPLTAAAAAVRQSNALRAVVGFASIGLVAFVYNRSRDE; from the coding sequence ATGGTTCGAATTCCAGACGTAGACCTCCCGCGTCTGCTGCTCGTCGGACTGGCGCTGTCGATGCTGGTCTCGGTCGGTGCGGTCGCGAGCACGTCTTCGAGCGCGTTCAGCGTCTCTAACTCCGCGTGGGAGGGAACGTCGTCGCTTCAACAGCAGGCGTCGGCGGTGGATGCCGACTCGACAATCGTCACGAACACGACCGAATACGCGCGGGTGGACCCGACGTCGAGCGTGGCCGTCATCCTCTCTCCCACCCGCCCGTACACGCCGGCCGAGACCGAACGCGTGCGCGAGTTCGTGCGGTCGGGCGGAACGCTCGTCGTCGCGGAGGACTTCGGTCCGCACACGAACCCGCTCCTTGACGCGGTGGGCGCTCGAACCCGAATCGACGGGCGCCCGCTCCGCGACGAGCGTCAGTACTACCGGTCTCCCGACATCGTCGTCGCGACGGAGGTTTCGGAACACCCGTTGACCGGCGAGGTGTCGCAACTCACGTTGAACCACGGGACTGCACTCCGGCCGAACGGCTCGCGGGTTCTGGTGAACAGTTCCCCGTTCGCCTACCTCGACACGAACCGGAACGGCTCCCTCGACAGTGCGGAGTCGATCGACACGTACCCGGTCGTCACGCTGGAGGCAGTTGGTGACGGGCGCGTCGTCGTCGTCTCGGATCCGAGCGTCTTCATCAACGCGATGCTCGACCGACCGGGGAACGAGCAGTTCGCCCGCCTCATCTTCTCGGGGCACGAAACGGTCCTCCTCGATTACTCACACCGAAGCGGGCTCCCGCCGCTCACCGCCGCCGCGGCCGCCGTCCGTCAGTCGAACGCGCTCCGCGCCGTCGTCGGGTTCGCGAGTATCGGTCTCGTCGCGTTCGTTTACAATCGGAGCCGCGATGAATAG
- a CDS encoding halocyanin domain-containing protein yields the protein MIGIQHRQSATSGGSDTDRRDRSEDETTSRRTTSRPADGRAGERSNPKDGTWTGSKRRFLSGLAGLAATGLLAGCAGTGDGEDESPGGSDTTSESGDGGETAQFDGFFENVSNYDGVVDETGQDSVTVTVGSEINSGPYGFSPAAVRVSPGTTVTFEWVSDTHNVVPTAQPEGANWEGHPEIVNEGATYTYTFDTSGTYTYVCEPHRSMGMKGAIVVADG from the coding sequence ATGATCGGAATTCAGCATCGTCAATCCGCGACCAGCGGTGGTTCGGATACCGACCGACGAGACCGAAGCGAGGACGAGACGACATCTCGCAGGACGACGAGCCGACCCGCGGACGGTCGGGCCGGAGAACGCTCGAATCCGAAGGACGGGACGTGGACGGGGTCGAAGCGGCGATTCCTCTCGGGTCTGGCCGGTCTCGCGGCGACCGGCTTACTCGCCGGGTGCGCAGGTACCGGCGACGGCGAGGACGAGAGTCCGGGTGGAAGCGACACCACCAGTGAGAGCGGCGACGGCGGTGAAACCGCCCAGTTCGACGGATTCTTCGAGAACGTCAGCAACTACGACGGAGTCGTCGACGAAACCGGACAGGATTCGGTAACGGTCACGGTCGGTTCCGAGATCAACAGCGGACCGTACGGATTCAGTCCGGCGGCGGTGCGAGTTTCGCCCGGGACGACCGTGACCTTCGAGTGGGTCTCAGACACCCACAACGTCGTTCCGACGGCGCAACCCGAGGGTGCGAACTGGGAGGGCCATCCCGAAATCGTCAACGAGGGAGCGACGTACACCTACACGTTCGACACCAGCGGAACGTACACCTACGTCTGCGAACCCCATCGGTCGATGGGTATGAAAGGCGCTATCGTCGTCGCGGACGGGTAG
- a CDS encoding tyrosine-type recombinase/integrase, translated as MSEPEPQGSNPDEAVSTEGDERAADTSEIDAAIGRYLRASGESAQYSSTAESVLSQFETWLRRRGKDSFAAFEDEGEQLLRRYADRLAQRVEAGGISASSAGTYFNVISGFLSFCVRDGDLLRNPALSNRAREPLPRDDREPDRQFWSPDVRRRLVQYTNDRAYKAIEADGMDAHGEVRDRALVHVIAYTGVRGAEVFRVSGDDREGRQGLTWDRVDTDAWTFRVWGKAQEWEDVSVPKQAREALQRWRTVQNPPSGTWPVFPTSHAPSKYAAARETLGEERANALLEDADVDDVLRDRGIAPPAVTTEGVRRILERVAQATGVDVDGKPPLPHGARRGLGDELYRTDRGLAQDVLRHKSLSTTREAYSYIEAEELGERVGDVLSEDP; from the coding sequence ATGTCCGAGCCGGAACCCCAGGGGTCGAACCCCGACGAAGCGGTGTCCACGGAGGGTGACGAGCGCGCCGCCGACACGTCCGAGATCGACGCCGCGATCGGCCGCTACCTCCGCGCCAGCGGCGAGAGTGCGCAGTACTCTTCGACCGCCGAGTCCGTGCTCTCGCAGTTCGAGACGTGGCTCCGTCGGCGCGGCAAAGACTCCTTCGCGGCGTTCGAGGACGAGGGCGAGCAACTGCTCCGACGGTACGCGGACCGACTCGCCCAGCGAGTCGAGGCTGGCGGTATCTCCGCCTCCTCGGCGGGGACGTACTTCAACGTCATCTCGGGATTTCTCAGCTTCTGCGTTCGCGACGGCGACCTCCTGCGGAATCCCGCGCTCTCGAATCGCGCCCGCGAACCGCTTCCCCGCGACGACCGAGAGCCCGACCGACAGTTCTGGTCGCCCGACGTCCGCCGACGGCTCGTTCAGTACACGAACGACCGCGCGTACAAGGCCATCGAGGCCGACGGGATGGACGCGCACGGGGAAGTCCGAGATCGCGCCCTCGTTCACGTCATCGCGTACACGGGCGTGCGCGGCGCGGAGGTGTTTCGCGTGAGCGGCGACGACCGCGAGGGAAGGCAGGGGCTCACGTGGGACCGCGTCGATACCGACGCGTGGACGTTCCGCGTCTGGGGCAAGGCCCAAGAGTGGGAGGACGTCTCCGTACCGAAGCAGGCCCGCGAGGCACTACAGCGGTGGCGAACGGTCCAGAACCCTCCCTCTGGGACGTGGCCCGTCTTCCCGACGAGTCACGCGCCGTCGAAGTACGCCGCCGCGCGTGAGACGTTGGGTGAGGAGCGAGCGAACGCTCTCCTCGAAGACGCCGACGTCGACGACGTTCTCCGAGACCGCGGTATCGCCCCGCCCGCCGTCACCACCGAGGGCGTGCGCCGCATCCTCGAACGCGTCGCGCAGGCGACCGGCGTGGATGTGGACGGAAAACCGCCGCTTCCGCACGGCGCCCGTCGCGGACTCGGCGACGAACTCTATCGGACGGACCGCGGGTTGGCGCAGGACGTACTTCGGCACAAGTCGCTGAGCACTACTCGGGAAGCGTACTCGTACATCGAGGCCGAGGAGTTAGGTGAGCGAGTGGGAGACGTACTGAGCGAGGATCCATAG
- a CDS encoding nucleotidyltransferase family protein, translating into MDETGDSLIGGVVLAAGRSTRFGESNKLLEAIDGTPLVTRAARTAVQSSLDEVAVVLGYDSDAVADALSAFDLPARYNDDYADGQSTSVRAGVEFAREADWDAAVFLLGDMPFVETRTLDRLLDAYRAGEGDIVAPRYEGKRGNPVLFDARHFDALGNVDGDRGGRELVMEHDGTRFVDVDDAGVLRDIDSEADLRTYVAEE; encoded by the coding sequence ATGGACGAGACCGGCGATTCACTCATCGGTGGCGTCGTACTCGCGGCCGGTCGGAGCACGCGGTTCGGCGAGTCGAACAAGCTTCTCGAAGCGATAGACGGGACGCCGCTCGTCACCCGTGCGGCGCGGACCGCAGTCCAGTCCTCGCTGGACGAGGTCGCGGTCGTTCTCGGGTACGACTCGGACGCAGTCGCCGACGCGCTCTCGGCGTTCGACCTCCCGGCGCGGTACAACGACGACTACGCCGACGGACAGAGCACCTCCGTGCGCGCGGGTGTGGAGTTCGCCCGCGAGGCGGACTGGGACGCCGCCGTCTTCCTTCTCGGCGACATGCCGTTCGTCGAAACGAGGACGCTCGACCGCCTCCTCGACGCCTATCGCGCCGGCGAGGGAGATATCGTCGCACCGCGGTACGAGGGTAAACGGGGGAATCCGGTACTGTTCGACGCGCGGCACTTCGATGCGCTGGGCAACGTAGACGGCGACAGAGGAGGGCGCGAACTCGTGATGGAACACGACGGAACGCGGTTTGTGGACGTCGACGACGCGGGCGTGCTCCGGGATATCGATTCGGAGGCGGACCTCCGAACGTACGTTGCTGAGGAGTGA
- a CDS encoding aldehyde dehydrogenase family protein produces MQTDLPAIADEYGVLIDGTERAASSGEVLTVHDPATGKPLTTVASGTEADVNEAVDVAQDGFETWHGYTPARRCEILNDVARAIRDEKDRLARIETLENGKPLSEAVGQVERCARHFEYYGGLADKIEGESIPLDDGHVDYTVREPLGVTGHIVPWNVPAYLFARSVAPALAAGNAAVVKPAEETPIGALELTKLLHENGVPPAAVNVVPGEGVSAGAALSGHPDIGSVTFTGSSATGREVGKAAIENLTEPHLELGGKSPLVVYDDADLDVAVDETIKGIFATNSGQVCSASSRVIVQNEIRDAYLDKLVSAVEGLSIGPGIDDHDVGPLVSATHLDTVAEYLEVGREEVGEPLTGGAVLDREGYYVEPTVFADVPQDARLLQEEVFGPVLTVSTFDDEAEAIRRSNDVDYGLVAGVITTDMGRAHRFARDVDAGQIYVNEWFAGGNETPFGGFKDSGIGRENGTQAVHNYTQLKNVCLNISK; encoded by the coding sequence ATGCAGACAGATCTACCAGCAATTGCTGATGAGTACGGGGTGTTGATCGACGGCACCGAGCGTGCGGCGTCGTCCGGCGAGGTGCTCACCGTCCACGACCCGGCGACAGGTAAACCGTTGACGACGGTCGCCTCTGGGACCGAGGCCGACGTTAACGAGGCCGTCGACGTCGCCCAAGACGGCTTCGAGACCTGGCACGGGTACACTCCCGCCCGCCGGTGTGAGATACTGAACGACGTTGCCCGAGCCATCCGGGACGAGAAGGACCGACTCGCCCGCATCGAAACCCTCGAGAACGGAAAACCGCTCTCCGAGGCCGTCGGGCAGGTGGAGCGCTGCGCGCGCCACTTCGAGTACTACGGTGGCCTGGCCGACAAAATCGAGGGTGAGAGCATCCCGCTGGACGACGGTCACGTCGACTACACGGTTCGGGAACCCCTCGGTGTCACCGGCCACATCGTCCCGTGGAACGTCCCGGCCTACCTCTTCGCAAGGAGCGTCGCTCCGGCGCTCGCAGCCGGGAACGCGGCGGTGGTCAAGCCGGCCGAGGAGACGCCGATCGGAGCGCTCGAACTCACGAAACTTCTCCACGAGAACGGCGTTCCACCGGCCGCGGTCAACGTCGTTCCCGGCGAGGGCGTTTCCGCGGGGGCGGCGCTCTCGGGGCACCCCGACATTGGGAGTGTGACGTTCACCGGGTCGAGCGCGACCGGCCGCGAGGTTGGGAAGGCCGCCATCGAGAACCTCACCGAACCCCACCTCGAACTCGGTGGCAAGAGTCCGCTGGTCGTCTACGACGACGCCGACCTCGACGTCGCCGTCGACGAGACGATCAAAGGCATCTTCGCGACGAATTCCGGCCAAGTCTGCTCGGCGTCCTCCCGCGTCATCGTTCAAAACGAGATACGTGACGCCTATCTCGACAAACTCGTCAGCGCTGTCGAGGGTCTCTCCATCGGTCCGGGCATCGACGACCACGATGTCGGCCCGCTCGTCTCGGCGACCCACCTCGATACGGTTGCGGAATACCTCGAGGTCGGTCGTGAGGAGGTGGGCGAACCGCTCACCGGTGGGGCAGTGCTCGACCGCGAGGGGTATTACGTCGAACCGACGGTGTTTGCGGACGTCCCGCAGGACGCACGGCTCCTCCAGGAAGAGGTCTTCGGGCCGGTGCTGACCGTGAGCACCTTCGATGACGAAGCCGAGGCCATCCGGCGGTCCAACGACGTGGACTACGGGCTCGTCGCCGGCGTCATCACAACCGACATGGGCAGAGCCCACCGCTTCGCGCGCGACGTCGACGCCGGCCAGATCTACGTCAACGAGTGGTTCGCTGGTGGCAACGAGACTCCCTTCGGCGGCTTCAAAGACAGCGGCATCGGTCGAGAGAACGGAACGCAAGCCGTCCACAACTACACCCAACTAAAGAACGTCTGTCTCAACATCTCGAAGTGA
- a CDS encoding universal stress protein, translating into MYQILLPVDDEIDRAAAQAQYVLGLPGETDEVTVTVAHAYRDEPSDAGGDSFDEESPGVIEAVDVLSAAGITIEQTELYVPVAESIVNLANEIGADEIVVCGRNRSPTGKALFGSVTQSVALDSPVPVTIVGAK; encoded by the coding sequence ATGTATCAGATACTCCTCCCGGTAGACGACGAAATCGATCGGGCGGCTGCTCAAGCTCAGTACGTCTTAGGGCTCCCCGGTGAGACAGATGAGGTCACCGTGACAGTTGCTCACGCCTATCGCGATGAGCCAAGCGATGCCGGTGGTGACAGCTTCGACGAGGAAAGTCCGGGCGTCATTGAAGCAGTGGATGTCCTCTCTGCTGCTGGCATCACGATCGAACAGACCGAACTGTATGTTCCAGTCGCGGAGTCGATCGTGAATCTGGCGAACGAGATAGGCGCGGACGAGATCGTGGTGTGCGGACGAAACCGCTCACCCACCGGCAAAGCGCTCTTCGGGAGCGTCACCCAGTCGGTGGCGCTTGATTCACCAGTTCCGGTGACTATCGTCGGAGCGAAGTGA
- a CDS encoding thiolase domain-containing protein, protein MHAVRIAGAGSTAFGASPERTGRDLFGEAARIAIEDSGVPRADIDRLCYGNFAGTVTERQGHQGPLMAEAAGVTAPATRYESACASGGVALRSGVEAVRSGAVDVVLVGGMERMHNVTTERATEGLAMAADDLYESRAGVTFPGAYALMARAYFEEFGGTRADLAAVAVKNHRNALGNENAQFQREISTTDVLEAPTVADPLGLYDACPITDGASACVLVSEEYAENHDLNASVSITGSGQGTDSLALQNRESLTRTPATERAAMVAYDDAGVAPADVDLLEVHDCFTIAEVLALEGLGLYDPGGAIDAATCGETTRDGDLPVNLSGGLKAKGHPVGATGVSQVVELTKLLRGDHVNSSAVPDASVAVAHNAGGTVASATVHVLEVRS, encoded by the coding sequence ATGCATGCAGTTCGCATAGCCGGTGCTGGCTCAACAGCGTTCGGTGCGTCTCCCGAACGGACCGGGCGCGACCTCTTCGGAGAGGCGGCCCGTATCGCCATCGAAGACTCGGGCGTCCCGAGGGCGGATATCGACCGCCTCTGTTACGGGAACTTCGCCGGAACGGTCACCGAACGGCAGGGACACCAAGGACCGCTGATGGCAGAGGCCGCGGGCGTGACCGCACCAGCGACACGGTACGAGAGTGCGTGTGCGTCGGGCGGCGTCGCACTCAGGAGTGGGGTCGAGGCGGTCCGGTCGGGAGCGGTCGACGTCGTCCTTGTCGGCGGGATGGAGCGGATGCACAACGTTACGACGGAGCGAGCGACCGAGGGACTGGCGATGGCGGCGGACGACCTCTACGAGAGTCGCGCCGGCGTGACGTTCCCCGGTGCGTACGCGCTCATGGCACGCGCGTACTTCGAGGAGTTCGGCGGGACGCGAGCGGACCTCGCCGCGGTCGCGGTGAAGAACCACCGCAACGCACTCGGAAACGAGAACGCCCAGTTCCAGCGGGAGATATCCACGACCGACGTTCTCGAAGCGCCCACCGTCGCCGACCCGCTCGGACTGTACGACGCCTGTCCGATCACCGACGGGGCAAGTGCGTGCGTCCTGGTCAGCGAGGAGTACGCGGAGAATCACGACCTGAACGCTTCAGTCTCGATTACGGGGTCCGGACAGGGCACCGACTCGCTCGCCTTGCAGAACCGAGAGTCGCTCACGCGGACCCCTGCGACGGAGCGAGCGGCGATGGTCGCCTACGACGACGCCGGGGTTGCCCCAGCGGACGTCGACCTGCTCGAAGTCCACGACTGCTTCACTATCGCCGAGGTATTGGCGCTCGAAGGGTTGGGGCTGTACGACCCCGGTGGTGCTATCGACGCCGCGACGTGCGGTGAGACGACACGAGACGGCGACCTCCCGGTCAATCTCTCGGGTGGGCTGAAGGCGAAAGGTCACCCGGTCGGGGCGACCGGCGTGAGCCAGGTCGTCGAGCTGACGAAGCTCCTCCGCGGCGACCACGTCAACAGTAGCGCGGTCCCCGACGCCTCCGTCGCCGTCGCCCACAACGCCGGTGGAACCGTCGCGAGTGCGACTGTCCACGTCCTCGAGGTGCGTTCCTGA
- a CDS encoding Zn-ribbon domain-containing OB-fold protein yields the protein MREPREEGYDDLLDALESDTGYYLSCPAGHGSLPPRRVCPRCGDDELSEETLPARGTVVTFTEVAVPAPAFAGQTPVVLIADFGPVRLTGELQDCSDVLEVGSEVIPTVVSSSGGNRHVGFRLASEG from the coding sequence ATGCGAGAACCGAGAGAAGAAGGCTACGACGACCTGCTCGACGCGCTTGAATCCGACACCGGCTACTACCTCTCCTGTCCGGCGGGCCACGGGTCGCTTCCCCCTCGACGGGTGTGTCCGCGCTGTGGCGACGACGAGCTATCGGAAGAGACACTGCCTGCAAGGGGAACGGTCGTCACGTTCACCGAGGTAGCTGTACCGGCCCCGGCGTTCGCTGGCCAGACACCCGTCGTACTCATCGCCGACTTCGGACCCGTCCGACTCACCGGAGAACTCCAGGACTGCTCGGACGTACTCGAAGTAGGGAGTGAAGTAATACCGACCGTCGTGTCGTCGTCGGGCGGTAACCGTCACGTCGGCTTTCGGCTCGCGTCCGAAGGCTGA
- a CDS encoding gamma carbonic anhydrase family protein has product MQRTFDEATPTVAESAFVSEQSYLIGDVVVGDRASLWPFTCLRGDGGSTVVGRETNVQEFTMLHGAILGDEVTVGHNAVVDYATVEDHSLVGMGSRILRDATVESDCIVAAGAVVLQGQTIPEGHLAYGAPAETKPITDDQREEIDRVHQHYVDLGRQYGAAGQFE; this is encoded by the coding sequence ATGCAGCGCACTTTCGACGAGGCGACACCGACCGTCGCGGAGTCGGCCTTCGTCTCGGAGCAGTCGTACCTGATCGGCGACGTCGTAGTGGGTGACCGTGCGAGCCTCTGGCCGTTCACGTGTCTTCGGGGAGACGGTGGCTCCACGGTCGTCGGCAGGGAGACGAACGTCCAGGAGTTCACCATGCTCCACGGCGCGATCCTCGGCGACGAGGTCACCGTCGGTCACAACGCCGTCGTCGATTACGCGACCGTCGAGGACCACTCCCTCGTCGGTATGGGGAGCCGTATTCTCCGGGATGCGACGGTCGAATCCGACTGCATCGTCGCCGCCGGTGCGGTGGTTCTACAGGGTCAGACGATTCCCGAAGGGCACCTCGCCTACGGCGCGCCGGCCGAGACGAAACCGATCACGGACGACCAGCGTGAGGAGATTGACCGCGTCCACCAGCACTACGTCGACCTCGGACGTCAGTACGGAGCGGCCGGTCAGTTCGAGTGA